The following proteins come from a genomic window of Triticum aestivum cultivar Chinese Spring chromosome 6A, IWGSC CS RefSeq v2.1, whole genome shotgun sequence:
- the LOC123129180 gene encoding uncharacterized protein yields MAGVSAALQWWEESQLRILVIASLVIQYILLVGSVARRYPIRSWFRPIIWLAYLGSDAIAIYGLATLFNRHRKPQNDGDEGILELLWAPILLIHLGGQDGITAYNIEDNELWTRHILTSVSQVTVAVYVFWKSWQGRFPKILLAAAQALFIPGILKCIEKPLALNRASINSLVSLGEPIRRSIHTHKLRIDPLEDFIDKATSPIGASEYLLTSATPVDFTPYKLFVDLASPSVEDRIRVLLSFSTLDGNHAYCKLQHWLSNTFLLLYTKKKVFPVASLGQVFSLFASRNYFELRAQLENISFYFLRLLASYIPPIAFFHYSNREVYSQDDVKITYTLLYCTAALEVLAPVLTNITRDTEEFCQRSSDMVSTEVKPRYHDMVSQYNIVGLLVRNRKHSKMMRVVGVLGCADFLQQHWHMKSCSSSFSITKLVLQYVKDGWKHHIKDVSSYRKFNDNRGQFTLGHEGCYEDLGWSLDGAFDESVLLWHLATDFCYYDTVVSRSHHGLLCTQDSCPHAYACPAWCKRSGHHKRAIQCREMSNYMMYLLFLNPEMLMAGTRRNLCTTAYDELKDIVEEREKIDGTSVEGDEEIRLTQMIYATVDGGGSPPPGCTQQQQGGIVRDAWSIARVLSNLPEEKMWDVIEGVWVEMLCFSAARCRGYLHAKGLGTGVEYLTYVWLLLYYMGMETLAAKLQRADHHYHHNGGEHGDGPSSSHVSTAQEEAAGPSRSNGGAEGQSAGYHDSDDIVEEMV; encoded by the coding sequence ATGGCGGGTGTCTCAGCCGCTCTTCAGTGGTGGGAGGAGTCGCAGCTACGCATCCTCGTCATTGCTAGCCTGGTGATTCAGTACATCCTCCTCGTCGGTTCCGTCGCGCGTAGGTACCCCATCAGATCCTGGTTTAGACCCATCATCTGGCTGGCATACCTTGGCAGTGATGCCATTGCAATCTATGGGCTCGCCACCCTCTTCAACCGCCATAGGAAGCCACAAAACGATGGAGATGAAGGAATCCTGGAGCTGTTGTGGGCGCCTATCCTCCTGATACACCTCGGTGGACAGGACGGCATAACCGCCTACAACATCGAGGACAACGAGCTATGGACGCGGCACATCCTCACCTCAGTGTCTCAGGTCACCGTGGCTGTCTACGTCTTCTGGAAATCATGGCAAGGCCGCTTCCCCAAAATTCTGCTGGCTGCTGCACAAGCGCTCTTCATTCCCGGTATACTCAAATGCATCGAGAAGCCCTTGGCTCTCAACCGAGCTAGCATTAACAGCCTGGTGAGCTTGGGTGAGCCTATTCGGAGGTCAATACACACACATAAGCTTAGGATTGATCCTCTTGAAGATTTCATTGACAAGGCAACAAGTCCTATCGGGGCAAGTGAGTATCTTTTAACATCGGCCACACCGGTGGACTTTACTCCTTATAAGCTATTTGTGGACCTTGCATCTCCGTCTGTTGAAGATCGGATTAGGGTGCTACTCTCCTTCTCAACACTTGATGGCAACCATGCGTATTGTAAGCTGCAACATTGGCTCTCCAACACCTTCCTACTCCTCTACACCAAAAAGAAGGTGTTTCCTGTGGCTTCTCTCGGACAAGTTTTTTCCTTATTCGCTTCCCGAAATTACTTCGAACTTAGGGCGCAGCTAGAaaatatttctttttattttctccgTTTATTAGCTTCCTACATTCCACCCATAGCCTTCTTCCACTACAGTAACCGAGAAGTTTATAGTCAAGACGATGTCAAGATTACATATACCTTGCTATACTGTACTGCTGCATTGGAGGTTCTAGCCCCGGTCCTAACGAACATCACAAGGGACACAGAAGAATTCTGTCAAAGGTCATCAGATATGGTGTCAACAGAAGTGAAGCCTCGATATCATGATATGGTTTCCCAATACAACATTGTAGGACTCCTTGTCCGCAACAGGAAACATTCCAAGATGATGAGGGTCGTCGGAGTTTTGGGATGCGCCGACTTCCTTCAGCAACACTGGCACATGAAGTCTTGCTCCTCATCCTTCAGCATTACAAAGTTAGTGCTCCAGTATGTGAAAGATGGGTGGAAGCACCACATCAAAGATGTTTCCAGTTACAGGAAGTTCAATGACAACAGGGGCCAGTTTACTCTTGGGCATGAAGGGTGTTACGAGGACTTGGGATGGAGCTTGGACGGTGCATTCGACGAGAGTGTGCTTCTTTGGCATCTCGCCACGGATTTCTGCTACTACGACACGGTTGTGTCTCGTTCTCACCACGGACTGCTGTGCACGCAAGATTCATGTCCTCATGCTTATGCATGCCCTGCTTGGTGCAAAAGATCCGGTCATCACAAGAGGGCCATCCAGTGCAGAGAAATGTCCAACTACATGATGTATCTACTGTTTTTGAATCCTGAAATGCTAATGGCAGGAACCAGAAGAAACCTTTGCACGACCGCCTACGATGAATTGAAGGACATTGTCGAGGAAAGAGAGAAAATAGATGGCACCAGCGTCGAAGGAGACGAGGAAATAAGGCTTACACAGATGATATATGCTACAGTTGATGGTGGGGGATCTCCACCTCCGGGTTGTACCCAGCAGCAACAGGGAGGAATTGTCCGTGATGCTTGGAGCATTGCCAGAGTGTTGTCCAATCTGCCTGAAGAGAAGATGTGGGATGTGATCGAAGGCGTTTGGGTGGAGATGTTGTGCTTCTCTGCCGCTAGATGCAGAGGATACCTGCACGCCAAGGGTCTGGGCACAGGTGTGGAGTACCTCACCTATGTCTGGCTCCTATTGTACTACATGGGGATGGAGACTTTGGCAGCCAAACTGCAGAGGGCGGATCATCATTATCACCACAACGGAGGAGAGCATGGGGATGGCCCTTCAAGTTCTCATGTCAGCACTGCCCAAGAGGAAGCAGCTGGTCCATCAAGATCAAATGGTGGCGCCGAAGGTCAATCTGCCGGTTACCATGACAGTGATGACATAGTGGAAGAAATGGTTTGA